Genomic DNA from Actinomycetota bacterium:
GCACCGGCCAGGCCGCGCTGGCCTTCGCCCAGCAAGGGGCGCACGCCATCGGCCACGACCCCTCGGCCGAGGCCCTGCACGCGGCCAAGCGGCGGGCCGAGCGCGAAGGGCTGCGGGTGGAGTGGCACCAAGGTGACCTGGCCGACCTCGCCTTCCAGCGGGCCGACAGCGTCGACATCGTGTTCTCGGCCTGGGCCTTCGGCGGGGTGGCCGACCTCAGCCGCGTGTTCCGCCAGGTGCACCGGGTGTTGAAGGAGGGCGCGCCTCTGGTGTTCTCCATCCCCCACCCGGTCTACGACCTCATCGACGACGACCACCCCGATCAGCCGCTCCTGGTGCGCCGCTCCTACTTCGACCGCTCGCCGGTCGACGAGTCGGCCGAGCCCCCCTTCGGACAGCACCACCACACGATGGGCGACCTGTTCATGGGGCTCAGCCGCAACAACTTCCGGGTGGACGCCATCATCGAGCCCGAGTCGGGCCCCGGGGACGGGCACAGCCCGTGGTGGCGGGAGGCGTTCCTGTGGCTACCGCGTACCCTCGTGGTGCGCGCCCGCAAGGAGGGGATCTGATGGCCGACACCCTGTACGTGAAGTGCAAAGGCTGTTACCAGGTCTTCGCCGTCCCCGACCAGATGACGCCCGCCGAGTTCGCGGCCTCGCCTATGCCCACGACCTCCATCCCCTGCCCCCACTGCCGCATCCGCCGCCCCTACGACAAAGGCGACTACTTCTTCGACGACTAGAGGTCCCCTGCGGGCGGGTCAGGATGGCTGGTTGGCCGACCACCAGGCGTCGAGGCGGCGGTAAGCCTCGTCCTCGCCCAAGGGGCCGTGCTCCATGCGCAGGTCGAGCAGGTGGGCCAGGGCACGGCCCACGACGGGGCCCGGTCCCACGCCCAGGTGCTCCATGACCTGGCGGCCGTCGAGGTCGGGGCGGATGGCGTCGAGCTCCTCCTGCTGGCGGAGCTGGGCGATGCGGTCCTCCAGCCGGTCCATGCGCTCGGCCAGCCGGCGGGCCTTGGCCGCGTTGCGGGTCGTGCAGTCGCAGCGGGTCAGCTCGTTGAGCCTCTCCAGCAGCGGCCCGGCGTCGCGTGCGTAGCGGCGGACGGCCGAGTCGGTCCAGATCTCGTCGCCGTAGCCGTGGAACCGCAGGTGCAGCTCCACGAGGCGCCGCACGGCCTCGATCTCCTCCACGGGGTAACGCAGCGCCCGCATGCGCTTCTCGGCCATGCGGGCGCCCACGACCTCGTGGTGGTGGAAGGTCACCCCCTCGGGCCCGAAGGCCCGGGTACGGGGCTTTCCGACGTCGTGCAGGAGCGCGGCCAGGCGCAGGACCTTGTCGGGCCGGGTCTTTTCCACGACCGCGATCGTGTGAGCCAGCACGTCCTTGTGACGGTGTACGGGGTCCTGCTCCAAGGCGAGGGCGGGCAACTCGGGCAGGAACTGGTCGGCCAGGCCGGTATCGACGAGGAACCACAGGCCCGGCCCGGGCTCGTCGACGACCAGGAGCTTGTCGAGCTCGTCGCGGATGCGCTCGGCGGAGACGATCGACAGGCGGTCGGCCATGGCCACCACGGCCTTGACCAGTTCAGCGCTGGCCTCGAGGCCGTAGCCGGCGATGAACCGGGCGGCCCGGAGCATGCGCAGGGGGTCGTCGCTGAAGGACTCCTCGGGCGCCAGCGGGGTGCGCAGGCGGCGGGCGGCCAGGTCGGCGATCCCACCGTGGGGGTCGATGAGCTCCATGGCGGGCAGGGCCAGGGCCATGGCGTTGACCGTGAAGTCCCGCCGGGACAGGTCGGGCTCGACGGCGTCGGAGAACTGCACGTCGGGCTTGCGCGAGCCGGGTTGGTAGGCCTCGGCCCGGTGAGTGGTGATCTCGTAGCGCCGGCCCCCCTTGATGGCCCCGATGGTGCCGAACCGCTTGCCCTGCAGCCACACGGCGTCGGCCCAGCCTCCCAGCACGCTCTCGATGTCGTCGGGGCGGGCGTCGGTGGTGAAGTCGAGATCGGAGAGGTCGAGAGCGCGGTCCAAGATGGCGTCGCGCACGCTCCCCCCCACCAGGTAGAGCCGGTAGCCGGCGCGCCCGAACCGCTCGGCCAGCGGCGCGACCTCGTCCAGCAGCTCCTTGAACCTCTCGGGGACCACGAGGTGAGGTTAGGAGGCGGCGGCGGGGATGTCGGCCGCCTCCAGCGTCACGAGCACGTCGTCGCTGGG
This window encodes:
- a CDS encoding CCA tRNA nucleotidyltransferase produces the protein MVPERFKELLDEVAPLAERFGRAGYRLYLVGGSVRDAILDRALDLSDLDFTTDARPDDIESVLGGWADAVWLQGKRFGTIGAIKGGRRYEITTHRAEAYQPGSRKPDVQFSDAVEPDLSRRDFTVNAMALALPAMELIDPHGGIADLAARRLRTPLAPEESFSDDPLRMLRAARFIAGYGLEASAELVKAVVAMADRLSIVSAERIRDELDKLLVVDEPGPGLWFLVDTGLADQFLPELPALALEQDPVHRHKDVLAHTIAVVEKTRPDKVLRLAALLHDVGKPRTRAFGPEGVTFHHHEVVGARMAEKRMRALRYPVEEIEAVRRLVELHLRFHGYGDEIWTDSAVRRYARDAGPLLERLNELTRCDCTTRNAAKARRLAERMDRLEDRIAQLRQQEELDAIRPDLDGRQVMEHLGVGPGPVVGRALAHLLDLRMEHGPLGEDEAYRRLDAWWSANQPS
- a CDS encoding class I SAM-dependent methyltransferase; this translates as MAAGWNRQLQDLGEQPTVVRYGPDTATEAELRLLGNVANKRVLDLGCGTGQAALAFAQQGAHAIGHDPSAEALHAAKRRAEREGLRVEWHQGDLADLAFQRADSVDIVFSAWAFGGVADLSRVFRQVHRVLKEGAPLVFSIPHPVYDLIDDDHPDQPLLVRRSYFDRSPVDESAEPPFGQHHHTMGDLFMGLSRNNFRVDAIIEPESGPGDGHSPWWREAFLWLPRTLVVRARKEGI